TCGCCCTCGTCGTCTGCGCGTACGGGTTCGTGAGCCTCTTCACGGGCGTCGAGGTGGTCGTCGACCCCGAGGCAGGGCTCTTCGTGGCACCGGCGGCGATCGGGGCATCCGTCATCGCGCTGCTGCTCACCCTCGCCGTCACGCTCCGGCGTCCCGAGCGGATCTGGTCGAGCGTCCTGTTCTCCGCGGTCTGGACGTGGCTCGTCTTCGTCGTCGTCTCGGTCGTCGGCTACGCCCTCGCGAGCGAGGGCAGCACCCTGCTCGCCGCGCTGCTGTTCGGCCTCGGATTCGGCATCGGCTGGTTCGGTCTGCTCATTCCCGCGCTCGCCGCGGTGACCGCGGCCTTCGCCGTGCTCGTGGCGCGTGGTCGCGACTCCGGCATGGAGCGCCCGCGGTGGCCGTGGGAGCGCGACGAAGACGAGTGAGCGGCGCGTCGGCGCGCCATCCGCTCGCCATCCGGTGACGCGGAACGCGCCCCGGCAGTATCGTGAACCTGATGCAGGGTTCGATCGAGGCGCGCGTGAGTCACGAGGTCGACCGGTGGCTGGCGTGGCTGCCCCGGTGGCGACCCGGGACGCATCGCGCGCGCGTGCGCCTGTGCACCCGCTGCTTCGGTTCCCCGATCCTCGCTGCCGCCGGCCTCGACGTCGACGTGCCGCACCCGGTGCAGCACGCC
The DNA window shown above is from Agromyces cerinus and carries:
- a CDS encoding DUF6121 family protein — protein: MDPRRTAWIVAAFAAALDLALVVCAYGFVSLFTGVEVVVDPEAGLFVAPAAIGASVIALLLTLAVTLRRPERIWSSVLFSAVWTWLVFVVVSVVGYALASEGSTLLAALLFGLGFGIGWFGLLIPALAAVTAAFAVLVARGRDSGMERPRWPWERDEDE